tctataacaaaaaaaaaaaaaaagatggggGCGCAACAGTCTACTCAAGTGGGagacgatgaagaagaggagcaaacagatggtgaagaagaagaggaagacgacAACAGCAGATCGAATCCAAGAGAGCTAGACAACCTCCTAGTGAAGAGAGTCCTCGAGCAAGAGCCCGAGATGCTACCTTGCCACGCTTCAGCCTCGCCGCTCTCTCCACAGCTATCATCTCTCGGAACTCCACGAATCGGCCCTTCCATCAAAGTCTGGGATCCTTACAACGTCCTCGCTCCTCCTATCTTCTCCCGACTCGCCTCCGGAGACGAAGATCGTGCTGTTACCGAGGTTTATCTCATCAGCCACGGTGAGTGCGATCTCAATCTTAGGCCTGATCTCGTCGGAGGGAGATGCCACGTCGCTGCCCTCACCGCTAATGGTGAACGCCAAGCTAGGGCTCTTGCTGTGTTCTTTAAATCACAGGGTGTTCGGTTTACTTCGGTTTACTCCTCGCCTTTGGATCGAGCTAGATCCATGGCCGTTTCGGTTTGCCAGGTAATCTTAAAAGTCTCTCATGTTCGGACAagatcttctatatatataggcTGTCTGAGATTGGAACCAACATTGGTCTGAAAAAATTACTTGGTTTTTGCTGTCTGAGATTGGAATCAACATTTGTCTGAGAAATTACTTGGCTGTTGCTGTCTGAATTGGAATCAACATTGGTCTGAAAGATCACTTGACTTTTGCTGTCTGAATTGGAATCAACATTTGTCTGAGAGATTACTTGGCTTTTGCTGTCTTAATTGGAATAATCATTGGCCAGAGAGATTACTTGGCTTTGCTGTCCGAGATTGGAATCAACATTTGTCTGAGAAATTACTTGGCTGTTGCTGTCTTAACCGACACGGCTCATAGTCTTATTACACCTCCTTGTGTTAGTTTGTTTCAAAGTAATACTTTTGGTAATGATGTGAGCTTGTCTTCGTCACTGTTGTTTGCTTAAAGGAGCTTACTTTATCTTTAACATGATTGGGTTTAGCTTTTAAGTTGTTAAAGACTGAAACTTTTTGCCTTTAACgcattttgtttttgcaggaaATGAGTTTTCCAGAGGAGCATGTACAATCCTCAGAGGCACTTATAGAGATGAGTCTAGGAGATTGGGAAGGTTGCAATCAATCAGAGATATACAATCCTGAAACTCTGAGCTTGATCGAAAGATGTCAGCCTGATTTCACAGCTCCTTCCGGAGAATCACTTAGACAAGTAGAGTTCCGAATGGTTCAGTTTCTAAACGGTACAGTCTCAGGACTTGCAGAGAAGCTCAGGTCAGATCACAGTGAAACACATGAGCGTTATGGTTCGTCGACCAACTGGGACTTGCTTCACAAGCATCGTCCAAGTCTTACAAGGAAGAAATCTGGCAAAAGCAGGCTTCAGGTGATGACCAATCACGAGCTTGAGGATGGAGTATCCCCAAGGGAAGATGTTAATCATAACCACATTGACATGAgtgatccttcttcttcttccttggtATCGAGTTGCGTTGGGGTTTTCACGCATTCGTTGCCTATAAAGTGTCTTCTGACCGGAGTCCTTGGGTGCAGTCCGGTAATGACTCATAAGATGTGTGTGGAGGACTCTTCGGTGACTGTGTTGCAGCATTCTTGGAGAAATGGGTGGCAGATCAAACGAATGAATGATACCGCTCATCTTAGATTGTtgtagtttgaaaaaaaaaaattatttactggtaaaaaaagttttcatatgtATACAATGATGAATCTGCGGTAAGTTCAAGAACGAAAGTTATGCAGATGACATGCCACGTCCTTTTCTTTGTAATGTTTGTTTTGaaactatgaaaaaaaaaatattcattgaGTTTGATCTTTGTGtgttatttttccttttttttgttcgtTGATTTTTATAGTTGCAAGCAAACATTAAGAATGAGATTAGGAAAATCTTAATTGAGAAAAAGAACGAATGTTCCGAGTAAAAAATAACTATGTTCTCCTTCTCGTCTTCTCCACATGGATAGACAAAACTCGAACAACTTTGTTCAACAGATATGTCACCAAGACAGATGTCTTCTCATGGAACTCTGTCTGTGTTCTCAATAGATACCACCTAACCCACACATACCTTCTCCAGCTCTACCTCCCGCTTCCCCAACTTTCTAATATTAATATGAGTTATTGTTGGATTTAACCCTTATTGTTGGATTTAACCCTTAAGGTGAACTTCTATTCACCAACTCTCCACCAAccgatattattttattattttatatttaatatcttaaaaaatatatattgttaagttatattttgttttttaaataaaaaagtaaaataaataaaaaatagtagtaaccgcaaaaaaaaaatatttttaatgacgtcagcaaaacactaaactttaaactctaaattttaaacttttgaaccctaaacctttggataaatcataaatcctaaatcaaaaatcttaaaatatttggataacAACTCACACTTTCAACAAACTCTAGATATTCATTTTACTCATATAAAATCATGTATGACAGTTTTAAAATCAATGCTttctaagatattttttttgatgcATAAAATAGCTAAACCATTCAATCTTGTTCGAGACATTgaagattttaaataatttgttaacAACTTTAATTTTGAAAAGCTCCTCTCTGCTGAAGCTATTTTATAAAGTATACTCATGCCAAAAAAACTCACATTACGGTAACTACTTTAATTgttgattataatattttgttagttaattataattgggtaattctcctaaatagactattttcaagttttgatcacaaaaatagaccacaaagagaaaaatgaccaaaatatttcatttaataggtaaaaaacTCTAATACcgtagatatatataaaaaaaactaaaaaaaaaaaaaaaaattttttatagtt
The window above is part of the Brassica oleracea var. oleracea cultivar TO1000 unplaced genomic scaffold, BOL UnpScaffold00285, whole genome shotgun sequence genome. Proteins encoded here:
- the LOC106319596 gene encoding uncharacterized protein LOC106319596, coding for MGAQQSTQVGDDEEEEQTDGEEEEEDDNSRSNPRELDNLLVKRVLEQEPEMLPCHASASPLSPQLSSLGTPRIGPSIKVWDPYNVLAPPIFSRLASGDEDRAVTEVYLISHGECDLNLRPDLVGGRCHVAALTANGERQARALAVFFKSQGVRFTSVYSSPLDRARSMAVSVCQEMSFPEEHVQSSEALIEMSLGDWEGCNQSEIYNPETLSLIERCQPDFTAPSGESLRQVEFRMVQFLNGTVSGLAEKLRSDHSETHERYGSSTNWDLLHKHRPSLTRKKSGKSRLQVMTNHELEDGVSPREDVNHNHIDMSDPSSSSLVSSCVGVFTHSLPIKCLLTGVLGCSPVMTHKMCVEDSSVTVLQHSWRNGWQIKRMNDTAHLRLL